Proteins found in one Sulfitobacter pontiacus genomic segment:
- a CDS encoding branched-chain amino acid ABC transporter permease: MTVSDPRTDIPKGARPKEQITTDPSKPAQRMRSGSLVLTLAPWVIASVVLAILPMVFTNNSALTIMNQMSITIVFALAYNMLLGQGGMLSFGHAVYAGVGGFACMHIMNMSDFFSTIPLVILPVFGGLFGMGLAMIVGAFSTRNAGTVFAMISLGVGELIAACSVIIVAFFGGEEGISGDRTYAQPFFGVEFLQQIEVYYLTAGWVVISAALMYLWSRTPVGRMANAVRDNPERAEFLGYSSRWVRFYSFVASGFFAGVSGGLFAINYEILTEENLNTASSGIILLVTFLGGVGFFFGPIIGAIAFTLLQTVLSLSTELWAFYAGVLFLSTVMFFPGGLAGLLMMHVPVFKLGKASTLIMPYLKTLLPAAIGLMGLAALVEMTFHYRHGATGDNEMTVFWTTFDSHTLMPWLVAGAITLIGLGIAKATAPALKEAWSEANTAGGAS; this comes from the coding sequence ATGACAGTTTCAGATCCAAGAACCGACATTCCCAAAGGCGCCCGCCCGAAAGAGCAGATCACCACGGACCCGTCCAAACCCGCGCAGCGTATGCGGTCAGGGTCGCTGGTGCTGACATTGGCCCCCTGGGTCATTGCCTCTGTCGTGCTGGCCATCCTGCCGATGGTGTTTACCAATAATTCGGCACTGACGATCATGAACCAGATGTCGATCACGATCGTTTTCGCGCTGGCCTATAACATGCTGCTCGGGCAGGGGGGTATGCTGTCCTTTGGCCATGCGGTCTATGCCGGTGTGGGCGGCTTTGCCTGTATGCACATCATGAACATGTCCGATTTCTTCTCGACCATTCCCCTGGTGATCTTGCCGGTGTTTGGTGGTCTTTTCGGCATGGGTTTGGCGATGATCGTCGGCGCGTTTTCGACCCGTAACGCGGGCACGGTATTCGCCATGATCTCGCTGGGTGTGGGCGAATTGATCGCGGCCTGTTCCGTCATCATCGTTGCGTTCTTTGGTGGCGAGGAAGGCATCAGCGGCGACCGGACCTACGCGCAGCCCTTCTTTGGCGTCGAATTCCTGCAACAGATCGAGGTCTATTACCTGACCGCTGGCTGGGTCGTGATCTCTGCCGCGCTGATGTACCTCTGGAGCCGCACCCCTGTGGGTCGCATGGCGAACGCGGTGCGCGACAATCCCGAACGGGCAGAGTTTCTCGGCTATTCCTCGCGGTGGGTCCGCTTCTACAGCTTTGTCGCCTCTGGCTTCTTTGCAGGCGTGTCCGGTGGGCTTTTCGCGATCAACTATGAAATCCTGACCGAGGAAAACCTCAACACCGCCTCGTCAGGGATCATCCTGCTGGTGACATTCCTTGGCGGCGTCGGGTTCTTCTTTGGCCCGATCATCGGGGCCATCGCCTTTACCCTGCTGCAAACCGTTCTGAGCCTGTCGACCGAGCTTTGGGCCTTTTATGCGGGCGTCCTGTTCCTCTCCACGGTGATGTTCTTCCCCGGTGGTCTGGCAGGTCTGCTGATGATGCATGTGCCTGTGTTCAAGCTGGGCAAGGCATCGACGTTGATCATGCCCTATCTCAAGACGCTGCTGCCGGCGGCAATCGGTTTGATGGGGCTGGCGGCACTGGTCGAGATGACGTTCCACTATCGTCATGGGGCCACGGGTGACAATGAAATGACCGTCTTCTGGACCACATTCGACAGCCACACGCTGATGCCATGGCTGGTGGCCGGTGCGATAACGCTGATCGGGCTTGGCATTGCCAAGGCCACAGCACCCGCACTGAAAGAAGCATGGAGTGAAGCAAACACAGCAGGAGGCGCGTCATGA
- a CDS encoding phosphotransferase family protein, whose translation MSTDTQTLDIPKVSAYLEKHLEGFEGPLEVSKFQAGQSNPTFLLKTPSRNYVLRRKPPGVLLKSAHAVDREFRVQKALQDTDVPVSKMHLLCEDDDVIGSAFYIMDHIDGRNFMDPRMPDMDKAGRAGVIDEMNRVLAALHEVDIDAVGLSDYGPPGNYYERQVARWTKQYRASETEDLPAMNQLIEKLTASIPADDGQRTLVHGDYRIDNMMFEKDGTKCLAILDWELSTIGHPYADLAAVIMQWQMPAGTEGRGFGGVDRAALGVPSDAEFIAKYCERRGLDGIDNFGFYLAFCFFRMAGIIQGVLKRALDGNASNPERAMKVGAYVPVFAENGLKALEGK comes from the coding sequence ATGAGCACAGACACCCAGACACTCGATATTCCGAAGGTCAGCGCCTATCTGGAAAAACATCTTGAGGGCTTTGAAGGCCCGCTTGAGGTCTCCAAGTTCCAGGCCGGTCAGTCCAACCCGACGTTCCTGCTGAAAACCCCGTCGCGTAACTATGTGCTGCGTCGCAAACCGCCGGGGGTTCTGTTGAAATCCGCCCATGCGGTTGATCGTGAGTTCCGCGTGCAAAAGGCGTTGCAGGATACCGATGTGCCCGTGTCGAAAATGCACCTGCTGTGCGAAGACGATGACGTGATCGGGTCGGCGTTCTACATCATGGATCATATCGACGGGCGCAACTTCATGGACCCGCGCATGCCCGACATGGACAAGGCAGGCCGCGCCGGCGTGATTGACGAGATGAACCGCGTGCTTGCCGCCCTGCACGAGGTGGACATCGACGCGGTGGGTCTGTCGGATTACGGCCCCCCCGGTAACTATTATGAACGTCAGGTCGCCCGCTGGACCAAGCAATACCGCGCGTCCGAAACCGAAGACCTGCCCGCGATGAACCAGCTGATCGAAAAGCTGACCGCCAGCATCCCCGCCGATGACGGGCAGCGCACGCTGGTGCATGGGGACTACCGCATCGACAATATGATGTTCGAGAAAGACGGCACCAAATGTCTGGCCATTCTGGACTGGGAACTGTCGACCATTGGCCACCCATACGCTGACCTTGCGGCCGTTATCATGCAGTGGCAAATGCCCGCGGGCACCGAAGGGCGCGGCTTTGGCGGTGTGGACCGCGCAGCGCTTGGCGTGCCGAGTGATGCCGAATTCATCGCCAAATACTGCGAACGCCGCGGGCTGGACGGGATCGACAACTTTGGCTTCTACCTCGCCTTTTGCTTCTTCCGCATGGCGGGAATCATTCAGGGCGTGTTGAAACGCGCGCTGGACGGCAATGCCTCTAACCCCGAGCGGGCGATGAAGGTCGGGGCCTATGTCCCTGTGTTTGCGGAAAACGGGCTTAAAGCGCTGGAAGGCAAGTAA
- a CDS encoding ABC transporter ATP-binding protein has product MLEVTDMHAFYGKSHILQGVNLNVKEGEIVALLGRNGVGRSTTCKAIMGEVEPKGSVKFQGQEISGKKAFQIANMGIGYVPENRDIFPGLTTRQNLTLGLKPGQKDGAGRWSMQSMFDMFENLDRRADVEASVLSGGEQQMLTMCRTLMGDPDLVMIDEPTEGLSPQMVQKVAEVLKEIANRGISTLLVEQKLSIAMDIADRVYVMGHGQVVYEGTPAELRQRDDVRKEWLEV; this is encoded by the coding sequence ATGCTCGAAGTCACGGATATGCACGCCTTCTACGGCAAGTCCCACATCCTTCAGGGGGTGAACCTGAACGTCAAAGAAGGCGAGATCGTCGCGCTTCTGGGGCGCAACGGGGTGGGGCGGTCTACCACCTGCAAGGCCATCATGGGCGAGGTCGAACCGAAAGGATCGGTCAAGTTTCAGGGGCAGGAGATCAGCGGCAAGAAAGCGTTCCAGATCGCCAATATGGGGATCGGCTATGTGCCCGAAAACCGCGATATCTTTCCCGGTCTCACGACGCGGCAGAACCTGACGCTGGGTCTGAAGCCGGGGCAGAAGGATGGCGCGGGCCGTTGGTCAATGCAGTCGATGTTCGACATGTTCGAAAACCTTGATCGCCGCGCGGATGTCGAAGCCTCGGTTCTGTCGGGGGGGGAACAGCAGATGTTGACCATGTGTCGCACGCTGATGGGCGACCCCGATCTGGTCATGATCGACGAACCCACCGAAGGTCTGTCCCCGCAGATGGTGCAGAAGGTCGCCGAGGTGCTCAAAGAGATCGCCAACCGCGGGATCTCTACCCTGCTGGTGGAACAGAAACTGTCGATCGCGATGGACATCGCGGATCGGGTCTATGTCATGGGGCATGGTCAGGTGGTCTATGAGGGCACGCCGGCTGAATTGCGCCAGCGTGATGACGTGCGCAAGGAATGGCTTGAGGTCTGA
- a CDS encoding ABC transporter ATP-binding protein produces MSTPALELTGLKKSFGKAEIIRGIDLSIGKAERHAVIGPNGAGKSTLFNLITARFAPSAGTVKLHGEDLAGLEPFQINRKGLSRSFQITNIFPAMSVFENVRCALLWSQGYKYSFWNLVNRSRELTEGADRILDQINLLERRNLPAGTLSYAEQRALEIGITIAGGADVIMLDEPTAGMSNTETDYITDLILKVTAGKTLIMVEHDMSVVFGLADRISVLVYGEIIATGKPEEVRADARVQEAYLGAALEAEH; encoded by the coding sequence ATGAGCACACCCGCACTTGAACTGACTGGCCTCAAGAAAAGCTTTGGCAAGGCCGAGATCATCCGCGGCATCGACCTGAGCATCGGCAAGGCGGAACGTCACGCCGTGATCGGGCCGAACGGCGCGGGGAAATCGACTCTGTTCAACCTGATCACCGCACGGTTTGCGCCTTCGGCTGGAACGGTAAAGCTGCACGGAGAGGATCTGGCCGGGCTCGAACCCTTCCAGATCAACCGCAAGGGGCTAAGCCGCTCGTTCCAGATCACCAACATCTTTCCGGCGATGAGCGTGTTTGAAAACGTGCGCTGTGCGCTCTTGTGGTCGCAGGGCTATAAATACAGCTTCTGGAATCTGGTGAACCGGTCCCGTGAACTGACCGAGGGCGCGGACCGCATCCTTGACCAGATCAACCTGCTGGAACGGCGCAACCTGCCCGCGGGCACCCTGTCTTACGCCGAACAGCGCGCGCTTGAAATCGGGATCACCATCGCGGGCGGTGCCGATGTCATCATGCTGGACGAACCGACGGCGGGGATGAGCAATACGGAAACCGACTATATCACCGACCTGATCCTCAAGGTGACCGCGGGCAAGACGCTGATCATGGTGGAACATGACATGAGCGTGGTCTTCGGTCTCGCCGACCGGATTTCGGTGCTGGTCTATGGCGAAATCATCGCCACCGGAAAACCCGAAGAGGTGCGTGCAGACGCCCGCGTACAAGAAGCCTATCTGGGCGCCGCATTGGAGGCAGAACACTAA
- a CDS encoding branched-chain amino acid ABC transporter substrate-binding protein, whose product MKNIAKYGAVSALSLVIGASAAFAENIKIAFIDPLSGPFASTGTNGLHQFEFAADYMVNDKGGLLDGQKMEVLPFDNKVSPKESLIQLQVAIDQGARYIVQGNSSGVANALTEAIDKHNRRNPDSRVLFLNYAAVDPALTNDKCNFWHFRFDANSDIKMDALTDVIVQDKDIKKVYIIGQDYSFGKAVSAAANEMLGAKGDGIEIVGDELHPIGKVKDFTPYARKVVSSGADAVITGNWGADMLGIGKAIIDNGFEGPIYTYYAAGSGITAAFGESGKDKIRLISQGSINPIATEEARDTYNAFLEKYPDGNIDQSRIFNTIGMLAQAITEAGSATDVVAVASKLEGMEYDSMWGGKLFMRPQDHQIIQDMHVGVHTNDNLDFDYDQSGYGVVTESTVEMASMDSPTTCEMKRPE is encoded by the coding sequence ATGAAAAATATCGCTAAGTACGGCGCGGTTTCCGCGCTTTCTTTGGTCATTGGCGCGAGCGCAGCCTTTGCCGAAAACATCAAGATCGCGTTCATTGACCCGCTGTCCGGTCCATTCGCAAGCACGGGCACCAATGGCCTGCATCAGTTCGAATTCGCGGCTGATTATATGGTAAACGACAAAGGCGGTCTGTTGGACGGCCAAAAAATGGAAGTGCTGCCTTTTGATAACAAGGTCAGCCCCAAAGAATCCCTTATTCAGCTTCAGGTCGCGATTGACCAAGGCGCGCGCTATATCGTTCAGGGGAACTCCTCTGGCGTTGCGAACGCATTGACCGAAGCGATCGACAAGCACAACCGCCGCAACCCCGACAGCCGTGTTCTGTTCCTGAACTATGCCGCTGTGGACCCTGCGCTGACCAACGACAAATGCAACTTCTGGCATTTCCGTTTCGACGCCAACTCTGACATCAAGATGGACGCGCTGACCGATGTGATCGTTCAGGACAAGGACATCAAGAAAGTCTACATCATCGGGCAGGACTATTCCTTTGGTAAGGCTGTGTCTGCCGCCGCCAATGAAATGCTGGGCGCGAAAGGTGACGGCATCGAGATCGTCGGTGACGAACTGCACCCCATCGGCAAGGTGAAAGACTTTACCCCCTACGCGCGCAAGGTTGTATCCTCTGGTGCGGATGCCGTGATCACCGGGAACTGGGGCGCTGACATGCTGGGCATCGGCAAGGCGATCATCGACAACGGGTTCGAAGGGCCGATCTATACCTATTACGCTGCGGGTTCCGGCATCACGGCCGCCTTTGGTGAAAGCGGCAAAGACAAGATCCGCCTGATTTCGCAAGGCAGCATCAACCCGATTGCCACCGAAGAAGCGCGCGACACCTACAACGCCTTCCTTGAGAAGTATCCAGACGGCAACATCGACCAAAGCCGTATCTTCAACACCATCGGTATGCTGGCCCAGGCCATCACCGAAGCGGGCTCCGCCACAGATGTGGTCGCGGTGGCCAGCAAACTGGAAGGTATGGAATACGACAGCATGTGGGGTGGTAAACTGTTCATGCGTCCGCAAGATCACCAGATCATTCAGGACATGCATGTCGGCGTCCACACAAACGACAACCTGGACTTTGACTATGACCAATCCGGGTATGGTGTCGTGACTGAATCGACCGTCGAAATGGCGTCGATGGACAGCCCGACAACCTGCGAGATGAAGCGCCCCGAATAA
- a CDS encoding branched-chain amino acid ABC transporter permease — protein sequence MDLILVNLIDGLVTGLLLFMLSAGLTLIFSMMGVLNFAHASFYMLGAYFAYQISLALGFWMGLLIAPLVVGVMGAGVERYGLRRVHQYGHVPELIFTFGLALLIEELVQFIWGKNQLPYAIPDALNFTAFAISGNSIPAYKIFMIFISISIFIGLLYVLTKTRVGMIIQAALSYPRTVEALGHNVPLIFMGVFGVGTALAGVAGVIAGPVLGTFPGMAFVLGSIVFVTIVIGGLGSLWGALIASLLIGWITTFAKSYNIEMENILTGLGISKPESLDDSIFRDFWSLTSPQIADILPYILMVLILIFRPAGLFGKRSS from the coding sequence ATGGACCTCATTCTCGTCAACCTCATCGACGGGCTGGTTACTGGATTGCTGTTGTTCATGCTCTCCGCCGGTCTGACCCTAATTTTCTCGATGATGGGTGTTTTGAACTTCGCTCACGCCAGCTTTTACATGCTTGGTGCCTATTTCGCCTACCAGATCAGTCTTGCGCTCGGCTTCTGGATGGGGCTGCTGATCGCGCCGCTCGTCGTGGGTGTGATGGGGGCAGGGGTTGAACGCTACGGCCTGCGCCGGGTGCACCAATACGGACACGTGCCCGAACTGATCTTTACCTTTGGTCTGGCGCTGTTGATCGAAGAACTGGTGCAATTCATCTGGGGCAAGAACCAACTGCCCTACGCCATTCCTGACGCGTTGAACTTTACCGCGTTTGCGATCTCGGGGAATTCGATCCCCGCCTATAAGATTTTCATGATCTTCATCTCGATCAGCATCTTTATCGGGCTGCTTTACGTGCTGACCAAGACCCGCGTCGGCATGATCATTCAGGCCGCGCTGAGCTATCCGCGCACGGTCGAAGCCTTGGGCCACAATGTGCCGCTGATCTTTATGGGGGTCTTCGGGGTCGGCACGGCGCTGGCCGGCGTGGCCGGTGTGATTGCCGGACCGGTGCTTGGCACATTCCCCGGTATGGCCTTTGTGCTTGGGTCGATCGTGTTCGTGACCATCGTGATCGGCGGCCTCGGGTCGCTCTGGGGGGCGCTGATCGCGTCGCTTTTGATCGGCTGGATCACCACCTTCGCCAAATCCTATAACATCGAGATGGAGAATATCCTGACCGGCCTTGGCATCTCTAAACCCGAGAGCCTGGATGACAGCATATTCCGCGACTTCTGGAGCCTCACGAGCCCGCAGATCGCCGACATCTTGCCCTATATCCTGATGGTGCTGATCCTCATCTTCCGCCCGGCAGGTCTTTTCGGAAAGCGCAGCTCATGA
- a CDS encoding serine hydrolase, which translates to MAFDTNKLGRIGDWMQTYVDRKRFAGCSVLVAQGGQEVYFDAKGQRDTDTGQPFTRDTIARIYSMTKPVTSVGIMMLAERGLFHLDAPVSDFIPAFADMRCLIDGATAADQTEPCQTPTLHQLLTHTSGLSYPFNPGITAKAMDEADILFRADQGSLAEMTDRVAALPLAFHPGTRWEYSVGIDVLGRVIEVVSGKSLETFLVDEILGPLGMDETRFSVPAGGIDRFASLYTPLAGSAYGMNAAKPETPVLRCVDKPDTSPFLNAQMHSGGGGLVGTIDDYLKFAEMLRTGGAGLISPKTLDFMMRNHLPGDIASMGPASFAEQPMEGMGFGLGGAVVLNPGRVRVPSSLGDFSWGGMASTFFWIDPVLDLSVVFFTQLAPSSSYPARPQLKALIHGAMT; encoded by the coding sequence TTGGCGTTCGACACAAATAAGCTGGGCCGCATCGGGGACTGGATGCAGACCTATGTGGACCGCAAACGGTTTGCCGGGTGTTCGGTGCTGGTGGCGCAGGGCGGGCAAGAAGTCTACTTTGATGCCAAGGGCCAGCGCGACACGGACACCGGGCAGCCGTTCACACGCGACACGATCGCCCGCATCTATTCGATGACCAAACCCGTCACCTCGGTCGGCATCATGATGTTGGCGGAACGCGGGCTGTTCCACCTTGATGCGCCGGTGTCTGATTTCATCCCCGCTTTCGCCGATATGCGCTGCCTGATCGACGGCGCGACAGCGGCGGATCAGACCGAACCCTGCCAGACGCCGACACTGCACCAGCTGCTGACCCATACCTCGGGGCTGAGCTATCCGTTCAACCCCGGCATCACGGCAAAGGCAATGGACGAGGCCGACATCCTGTTCCGCGCCGATCAGGGATCGCTGGCAGAGATGACCGACCGCGTCGCCGCATTGCCGCTGGCGTTTCACCCCGGCACCCGTTGGGAATACTCCGTGGGCATCGACGTGCTTGGCCGCGTGATAGAGGTCGTTTCGGGCAAGTCGCTAGAGACGTTTCTGGTTGATGAAATCCTTGGCCCCCTTGGCATGGACGAGACGCGGTTTTCCGTGCCCGCAGGTGGCATTGACCGCTTTGCCTCGCTTTACACCCCGCTGGCGGGCAGCGCCTATGGCATGAACGCGGCCAAACCAGAGACGCCCGTGCTGCGCTGCGTGGACAAACCCGACACCTCCCCCTTCCTGAACGCTCAGATGCATTCTGGCGGCGGCGGACTGGTGGGCACCATTGATGATTACCTCAAGTTCGCCGAAATGCTGCGCACCGGTGGGGCGGGGCTGATCTCGCCAAAGACGCTCGACTTTATGATGCGCAATCATCTGCCCGGTGACATCGCGTCGATGGGGCCTGCCAGCTTTGCCGAACAACCGATGGAAGGGATGGGCTTTGGCCTTGGCGGTGCCGTGGTACTGAACCCCGGTCGCGTCCGCGTTCCCAGCAGCCTAGGCGATTTCAGCTGGGGCGGCATGGCCTCTACCTTCTTCTGGATTGATCCGGTGCTGGATCTGTCTGTCGTATTCTTCACGCAGCTTGCGCCGTCCAGCTCGTACCCCGCGCGCCCCCAACTCAAGGCCCTCATCCACGGAGCGATGACATGA
- a CDS encoding IclR family transcriptional regulator, producing MASNEFATDPAETKDRNFVTALARGLDVLRCFRENETALTNTDFSERTGLPKATVSRLTHTLVELDYLVADARTGTYRLGAGVLQLGFGVLSSMEIGDRAQEEMRKLRDGPNSYVTIAIGEVHRLDVVYIATKRSREDVALQIRVGSRLPLFDSAIGRAILTGMSDESRDRAFRYAAAEGPEFETRARDSYAAAMTEFADKGFCSSYGDWRPDVNGIAVPVFSPNGSQVYGLNVGGPAFHVKKRQLETTYAQLLSAAAQAISIRF from the coding sequence ATGGCCTCCAACGAGTTCGCGACAGATCCGGCAGAGACGAAGGACAGAAACTTCGTCACGGCGCTTGCCCGCGGGCTGGATGTGTTGCGCTGCTTTCGGGAAAACGAAACAGCCCTGACCAACACGGATTTCTCCGAACGGACAGGGCTGCCCAAGGCGACGGTGTCGCGCTTGACCCATACGCTGGTGGAACTGGACTATCTTGTCGCCGACGCCCGTACCGGCACCTATCGGCTGGGCGCAGGGGTGCTGCAGCTTGGCTTTGGCGTACTGTCGAGTATGGAGATCGGCGACCGTGCGCAGGAAGAGATGCGCAAGCTGCGCGACGGGCCCAATTCCTATGTCACCATCGCGATCGGAGAGGTCCACCGGCTGGACGTTGTCTATATCGCAACCAAACGCTCGCGCGAGGATGTCGCGTTGCAAATTCGCGTCGGGTCACGGCTGCCGCTGTTTGATTCCGCCATTGGTCGCGCAATCCTGACCGGCATGTCCGACGAAAGCCGCGACCGCGCGTTCCGCTATGCTGCAGCCGAAGGGCCCGAGTTCGAAACCCGCGCGCGCGACAGCTATGCCGCCGCGATGACAGAGTTTGCAGACAAGGGATTTTGTTCAAGCTATGGCGATTGGCGTCCCGATGTGAACGGCATCGCGGTGCCCGTGTTTTCGCCCAACGGGTCGCAGGTTTACGGGCTGAATGTGGGCGGTCCCGCTTTCCACGTGAAGAAACGACAGCTTGAAACGACCTATGCACAGCTTTTGTCGGCAGCGGCGCAAGCCATCAGCATCCGGTTTTAG
- a CDS encoding acetoacetate--CoA ligase: MNDILWTPTKERADASTMAEFERFLKDQRGLTFDDYNAMWEWSVTDLDGFWSAIWDYFDVQASAPYTTVMAKRQMPGAEWCPGAMLNYTDQIMKHVDSQPDGDALIVQSETFGRKRLSWSELRAQVASVAAHLRDMGVTKGDRVVAVLPNTETAMIAFLATASIGAIWSLCAPDMGHVAILDRFKQIEPKVLIAQDGYVHAGKTVDRREILAGLEAALPSLVQCVTVPFVGDLPKGHMAWDSLLDRDAPYESTQVPFDHPLWIVYSSGTTGNPKPIVHGHGGIILESAKQSLHHDLRRGGRYCWLTSSGWIMWNSQFTALGQGTTVAMFDGAPNYPDMGVIWRFVADEKLDFFGAGAAFFSGCMKAGLTPRDEVDLSALRSLGSTGSPLSSDAYDWIYAQVKQDVWLAPISGGTDLAGAFVLGHPGMPVRAGEMQCRALGNAVRAFDEDGNDLTGGVGELVCTEPLPSMPLFFWGDDDGSRLHDSYFDTYPGIWRHGDWIEINEHGGSVIYGRSDATINRKGLRLGSAEIYQAVEGLDEVMDSLVVDLEFLGRESFMPLFVVPAQGVAFDDAFKDKINAAIRKNVSARFIPNEIIEVAEIPRTLSGKKLEVPVKKLLLGQDPEKVVNRDSMANPDSFDFYVSYANARATQKD; encoded by the coding sequence ATGAACGATATCCTTTGGACCCCGACAAAAGAGCGCGCCGATGCCTCGACCATGGCGGAATTTGAACGGTTCCTGAAAGACCAACGCGGGCTGACGTTCGACGACTATAACGCCATGTGGGAGTGGAGCGTGACCGACCTTGACGGGTTCTGGTCCGCGATCTGGGACTATTTCGACGTACAGGCCAGCGCGCCCTACACGACCGTCATGGCGAAGCGTCAGATGCCCGGTGCCGAATGGTGCCCCGGCGCGATGCTGAACTACACCGACCAGATCATGAAGCATGTGGACAGCCAGCCTGACGGCGATGCGCTGATCGTGCAGTCCGAAACCTTTGGCCGCAAACGTCTGTCCTGGTCCGAGCTGCGCGCACAAGTGGCAAGCGTCGCCGCGCATCTGCGGGATATGGGCGTGACCAAAGGCGACCGCGTTGTCGCCGTGCTGCCCAATACCGAAACCGCGATGATCGCCTTTCTGGCCACCGCAAGCATCGGCGCGATCTGGTCGCTTTGCGCCCCCGATATGGGGCATGTCGCCATTCTGGACCGGTTCAAGCAGATTGAACCCAAGGTGCTGATCGCGCAAGACGGCTATGTCCACGCGGGCAAAACCGTGGACCGCCGCGAGATCCTCGCAGGGCTAGAGGCGGCGCTGCCCAGTCTGGTGCAATGCGTCACGGTGCCTTTTGTCGGGGATCTGCCCAAGGGGCATATGGCGTGGGACAGCCTGCTGGATCGCGACGCACCCTATGAAAGCACGCAAGTCCCGTTCGATCATCCGCTGTGGATCGTCTATTCCTCCGGCACCACCGGCAACCCCAAGCCGATCGTGCACGGGCATGGCGGGATCATTCTGGAATCCGCAAAACAATCTCTACACCATGATCTTCGGCGCGGCGGGCGCTATTGCTGGCTGACATCCTCGGGCTGGATCATGTGGAACTCGCAATTCACCGCACTGGGGCAGGGCACCACGGTCGCGATGTTCGACGGGGCGCCGAATTATCCTGACATGGGCGTGATCTGGCGCTTTGTCGCGGATGAAAAGCTTGATTTCTTTGGCGCGGGCGCAGCTTTCTTTAGCGGCTGCATGAAGGCAGGGCTGACCCCACGCGACGAGGTCGACCTTTCTGCGCTGCGCTCGCTCGGCTCGACCGGATCACCGCTGAGCTCTGATGCCTATGACTGGATATACGCACAGGTGAAGCAGGACGTCTGGCTGGCGCCCATCTCGGGCGGGACCGATCTGGCGGGGGCCTTTGTGCTGGGCCATCCCGGCATGCCGGTGCGCGCAGGTGAAATGCAGTGCCGCGCGCTTGGCAACGCGGTGCGTGCGTTCGACGAGGATGGCAATGACCTGACCGGCGGGGTGGGCGAATTGGTCTGTACCGAGCCGCTGCCGTCGATGCCGCTGTTCTTCTGGGGCGACGATGATGGCAGCCGCCTGCACGACAGCTATTTCGACACCTATCCCGGCATCTGGCGCCACGGCGACTGGATCGAGATCAACGAACACGGCGGGTCGGTGATCTATGGCCGCTCTGACGCCACGATCAACCGCAAGGGTCTGCGCCTTGGCAGTGCGGAAATCTATCAGGCCGTCGAAGGGCTGGACGAGGTGATGGACAGCCTTGTTGTCGACCTCGAATTTCTGGGGCGCGAAAGCTTTATGCCGCTCTTTGTGGTGCCAGCCCAAGGCGTCGCCTTTGATGACGCCTTCAAGGACAAGATCAACGCGGCAATCCGCAAGAACGTCTCGGCGCGGTTCATCCCGAACGAGATCATCGAGGTCGCCGAGATCCCCCGCACCCTATCTGGCAAAAAGCTTGAGGTTCCTGTGAAAAAGCTATTGCTTGGGCAGGATCCGGAAAAGGTGGTGAACAGGGATTCAATGGCCAACCCGGACAGCTTTGATTTTTATGTCTCCTACGCCAATGCGCGTGCGACCCAGAAGGACTGA
- a CDS encoding histidine phosphatase family protein — translation MGELLVIRHGQASFGADNYDKLSDLGHRQSEAVGQLLRDTGWVPDRTITGTLTRQKETLASMGFEAGDTHPGLNEYDFQNLLDARYKGAVPDLVKGDRKVHFRTLRETVFQWQADEIEGPAETWANFTDRVEAARLIACAEGAERVLAVSSGGVIGQLTAASLGAPHKMMMTLNLQIKNTSITKFVFTKSAFFLHEFNATPHLMSAETADMLTYS, via the coding sequence ATGGGAGAGCTACTGGTCATCCGCCACGGTCAGGCGTCTTTTGGGGCTGACAACTATGACAAGTTGTCGGACCTCGGGCACCGGCAATCCGAGGCCGTCGGCCAGTTGCTCCGCGATACCGGCTGGGTGCCGGACCGGACAATCACCGGCACCCTGACCCGTCAGAAAGAAACGCTTGCCTCGATGGGATTCGAGGCAGGCGACACCCACCCGGGCCTGAATGAATATGATTTTCAGAACCTGCTGGACGCGCGCTATAAAGGGGCCGTTCCCGACCTGGTCAAGGGCGACCGCAAGGTGCATTTCCGTACCCTGCGCGAAACCGTCTTTCAGTGGCAGGCAGACGAGATCGAAGGCCCCGCCGAGACATGGGCCAATTTCACCGACCGCGTGGAAGCCGCCCGTCTGATCGCCTGTGCCGAAGGGGCGGAGCGCGTGCTTGCCGTAAGCTCCGGTGGAGTGATCGGGCAGCTGACGGCCGCGTCTCTTGGCGCGCCGCATAAAATGATGATGACATTGAACCTGCAGATCAAGAACACATCCATCACCAAATTCGTCTTCACCAAATCCGCGTTTTTCCTGCATGAATTCAACGCGACCCCGCATCTGATGTCAGCCGAGACTGCTGACATGCTGACCTATAGTTAA